In the genome of Nitrospira japonica, one region contains:
- the nuoD gene encoding NADH dehydrogenase (quinone) subunit D produces MGPQHPSTHGVLKVILELEGERLVKSTPVMGFLHRGVEKLAEEGTYHQFIPHTDRLDYVCAMYNNFAYCRAVEKLMNITVPERAEYLRTIVAEVQRIIGHQFWLGTQALDIGAMTVFFYCFRDREILLDWFDELCGARLTTSWYRIGGVERDFTPALLAKLKQFLDYFPPKIDEYIVFLEKNRIWVARTKGVAVISAEDAVSFGLSGPTLRGSGVDYDLRKAEPYSAYPKCEFNVPLGKNGDTYDRYWIRVMELYESVKIVRQCLEQLQEGPIMADVPSVTLPPKERVFTNLEAMIQQFKLFSQGFNAPPGEIYCGTEAHKGELGFYIVSTGGGKPYRLKIRAPSFIHMGAFDHMSRGYMIADAITLFGTYDIVMGECDR; encoded by the coding sequence ATGGGTCCGCAGCATCCCAGTACGCACGGCGTACTGAAAGTCATTCTCGAGCTGGAGGGAGAGCGTCTGGTCAAATCCACACCGGTGATGGGATTTCTCCATCGGGGCGTGGAGAAACTGGCGGAAGAAGGCACCTATCACCAGTTCATCCCTCATACCGATCGACTCGACTACGTCTGCGCGATGTACAACAACTTCGCCTACTGTCGCGCGGTCGAAAAACTCATGAACATCACCGTGCCGGAGCGGGCCGAGTATCTCCGCACCATCGTCGCCGAAGTTCAGCGGATCATCGGCCATCAATTCTGGCTCGGTACGCAAGCGCTCGACATCGGCGCGATGACCGTGTTTTTTTATTGCTTCCGGGACCGGGAAATCCTGCTTGATTGGTTTGATGAACTGTGCGGAGCCCGGCTGACGACCAGCTGGTATCGTATCGGCGGAGTCGAACGGGATTTTACGCCCGCGCTGCTGGCCAAATTGAAGCAGTTCCTGGACTATTTTCCTCCCAAGATCGACGAATATATCGTCTTCCTCGAAAAGAATCGCATCTGGGTCGCAAGGACGAAAGGCGTGGCTGTGATCTCCGCGGAAGATGCCGTCAGCTTCGGGCTGAGCGGACCGACGCTCCGGGGGTCCGGCGTGGATTATGACTTGCGCAAGGCCGAACCCTACTCGGCCTATCCGAAATGCGAGTTCAACGTACCGCTCGGGAAGAACGGAGACACGTACGACCGGTACTGGATCCGCGTCATGGAACTCTATGAAAGCGTGAAGATTGTCCGGCAGTGCCTGGAGCAGCTGCAGGAAGGTCCGATCATGGCCGATGTTCCTAGCGTGACGTTGCCGCCGAAGGAACGGGTCTTCACGAATTTGGAGGCCATGATTCAACAGTTCAAGCTTTTTTCGCAGGGATTCAACGCTCCGCCCGGAGAGATCTACTGCGGGACCGAAGCCCACAAGGGAGAATTGGGCTTCTACATCGTCAGCACGGGTGGAGGCAAGCCGTACCGATTGAAGATCCGCGCTCCCTCGTTCATCCACATGGGTGCATTCGATCACATGTCGA
- a CDS encoding NADH-quinone oxidoreductase subunit A: protein MSGIELLLEYLTKYFPILLFIFIALAFGLVTLLLSYLVQPKYPEPEKLSAYECGSEPFSDARMPFPVRYYIFAMLFVIFDIEVIFLYPWAVTFEKLGLIGLVEMLIFIALFVVAYVYAWRKGALEWD from the coding sequence ATGAGTGGCATTGAGTTACTCCTCGAGTATCTGACGAAGTACTTTCCGATATTGCTTTTCATTTTTATCGCGCTGGCGTTCGGCCTCGTGACGCTGTTGCTCAGCTATTTGGTTCAACCCAAGTACCCGGAACCGGAGAAACTCTCAGCCTACGAATGCGGGTCCGAGCCGTTTTCTGACGCCCGTATGCCGTTCCCGGTCCGCTATTACATCTTCGCGATGCTGTTCGTGATTTTCGACATCGAAGTGATCTTTCTCTATCCTTGGGCCGTCACCTTCGAGAAGCTCGGACTGATCGGGCTGGTCGAAATGCTGATTTTCATCGCATTATTTGTGGTGGCTTACGTCTACGCATGGCGCAAGGGAGCCCTGGAATGGGACTGA
- a CDS encoding NADH-quinone oxidoreductase subunit C → MSLQHVSNRIQENFGEAFLQAVEWRGDLAVTVRREKLHEVAQFLHDDPAMDFDYIVHVSSVDWPDDELRFEVVYEFYSIRKRHRIRLKTRVPEADCVVDSLTDLWKGADFMEREVYDMMGIRFRRHPDLRRILMPDDYTEGYPLRKDFPLRGKGWRDTFDFLDETPR, encoded by the coding sequence ATGTCTCTCCAGCACGTATCGAATCGCATTCAAGAGAATTTCGGCGAGGCATTTCTCCAGGCCGTCGAATGGCGCGGGGACCTGGCGGTGACGGTCCGCCGGGAAAAACTCCACGAGGTCGCCCAGTTCCTGCACGACGATCCGGCGATGGACTTTGACTACATCGTGCACGTCAGCTCCGTCGATTGGCCGGACGACGAATTGCGCTTTGAAGTCGTGTACGAGTTCTATTCCATCCGCAAGCGCCACAGAATCAGGCTCAAGACGCGCGTACCGGAAGCAGATTGCGTCGTGGACTCCTTGACCGACCTTTGGAAAGGCGCGGATTTCATGGAACGGGAAGTGTACGACATGATGGGCATCAGATTTCGTCGCCACCCCGATCTCCGCCGCATCCTCATGCCGGACGACTATACCGAAGGCTACCCCCTGCGGAAGGATTTTCCGCTTCGCGGCAAGGGATGGCGCGACACGTTTGATTTCCTGGACGAGACCCCACGCTAA
- a CDS encoding NADH-quinone oxidoreductase subunit B yields MGLIQLGRQEKDGAPDVITTTVEKAVNWARKGSLWPMTFGLACCAIEMIAAVSSRYDMDRYGAGVFRASPRQSDLMIVAGTVCRRMAPVIRKIYDQMPEPKYVIAMGSCATSGNIYDSYSVVQGVDRFVPVDIYVPGCPPTPEALFDGILKLQERIMQKRVFVKQPEQVRPRVKA; encoded by the coding sequence ATGGGACTGATTCAACTGGGCCGACAGGAAAAGGACGGGGCGCCGGACGTCATCACGACGACCGTCGAAAAAGCCGTGAACTGGGCCAGGAAAGGTTCTCTTTGGCCGATGACCTTCGGTCTGGCATGCTGCGCCATTGAGATGATTGCGGCCGTGTCCTCGCGCTATGACATGGACCGCTATGGCGCCGGAGTGTTTCGCGCCTCCCCAAGACAATCGGATCTCATGATCGTAGCCGGGACCGTCTGCCGCCGCATGGCCCCGGTCATCCGGAAAATTTACGACCAGATGCCGGAGCCCAAGTACGTCATCGCGATGGGATCATGCGCGACCTCCGGAAACATTTACGACAGTTACAGTGTGGTGCAGGGAGTCGACCGGTTCGTGCCCGTGGATATTTATGTTCCCGGTTGTCCTCCCACTCCCGAGGCTCTCTTCGACGGCATTTTGAAACTACAAGAGCGGATCATGCAAAAGCGGGTGTTCGTGAAGCAGCCCGAGCAGGTCAGACCGCGCGTCAAAGCATAA
- a CDS encoding OmpA family protein, which translates to MSIYFTRTASACLLSAMTLAPVVAWADDLDTIRFGEAALSFASGSIQRTTPQDGVVNVTTGDNQTTGDRMQLGLQDTLYLRLKNPADASVGDLYTVFKRARKVFHPVTREYLGYLVIRLAVVEVVQVDKTLITVRAIRAYGAVSPGDPVAKFALPTESEPDSTPSSGAVNGIVVELQADKGMTLVAQRNIVYVDRGSHDGLRAGDVVEVIRSGGNLPPRNVGEIKILSTEARTSTALITRSTSRILPGDRFRIKASEGDAVPVSMPVPHEVQPLNTTRQDANALQAVEAVPSQLKNTQPVSRETRITLSDPMKQLRYESGEAAIRPDGYKILDALTEYLKTAPADQLIRVEGHADDMEIGPALKSRYQTNWDLSKARASGVLRYLVEKGGIDSARISSVGYGDTKPLVSNATEAGRQKNRRVDVVLYLPESDPTLPEQTRGAVIEERAQRVGGPPVHKSEVSMASADQVPAPPTVTDRVPERDSAVQVQTEKAAESAAAIAQEQPPAEASVPLQP; encoded by the coding sequence ATGAGCATCTATTTCACTCGCACCGCATCGGCGTGCCTCCTCAGCGCGATGACCCTCGCACCCGTCGTGGCCTGGGCAGACGATCTGGACACGATTCGGTTCGGCGAGGCGGCGCTCAGCTTCGCCTCCGGCTCGATCCAGCGGACCACTCCGCAAGACGGGGTGGTGAACGTCACCACGGGGGACAATCAGACGACCGGTGATAGGATGCAACTGGGATTGCAGGACACCCTCTATCTGCGGCTGAAAAATCCGGCCGATGCATCGGTGGGCGATCTCTATACGGTCTTCAAGCGCGCTCGCAAGGTTTTCCATCCCGTGACCAGGGAATATTTGGGATATCTGGTCATTCGTCTTGCCGTCGTCGAAGTCGTTCAGGTCGACAAGACGCTCATCACCGTACGGGCGATCCGGGCCTACGGAGCGGTGTCCCCCGGTGATCCGGTGGCGAAGTTCGCGCTGCCGACCGAATCGGAGCCGGATTCGACTCCTTCCTCCGGGGCTGTCAACGGGATCGTCGTCGAACTCCAGGCCGACAAGGGCATGACGCTGGTGGCGCAACGTAATATCGTCTATGTCGATCGGGGCAGTCACGACGGCCTGCGGGCCGGCGATGTGGTGGAAGTCATTCGCTCGGGTGGGAACTTGCCGCCTAGGAACGTCGGAGAGATCAAGATTCTTTCGACTGAGGCGCGGACGTCGACCGCCTTGATTACGCGATCGACATCGCGAATTCTGCCCGGGGACCGCTTCCGCATCAAGGCCTCGGAGGGGGATGCCGTTCCCGTCTCTATGCCGGTTCCGCATGAAGTGCAGCCGCTGAATACGACTCGTCAGGACGCGAACGCTCTGCAGGCCGTGGAGGCTGTTCCCAGCCAGCTCAAAAACACACAGCCTGTGTCGCGCGAGACTCGGATCACGCTCAGCGATCCCATGAAGCAATTGCGATACGAATCGGGCGAGGCAGCGATCAGACCCGATGGCTATAAGATCCTGGACGCACTGACCGAATATTTGAAAACCGCACCGGCGGATCAGCTCATTCGCGTGGAAGGCCATGCCGACGACATGGAAATCGGTCCCGCCCTGAAATCGCGATACCAGACCAACTGGGATCTCTCGAAGGCACGCGCGAGCGGAGTGCTGCGGTATCTTGTCGAAAAAGGCGGGATCGATTCGGCAAGAATTTCGTCCGTGGGATACGGCGATACGAAACCCCTCGTGAGCAACGCAACAGAAGCCGGTCGACAAAAGAATCGTCGGGTGGACGTCGTGTTATATCTTCCGGAGTCCGACCCGACTCTCCCCGAGCAGACAAGGGGGGCTGTCATAGAAGAACGTGCGCAGAGGGTCGGTGGTCCGCCCGTGCACAAGTCGGAGGTCTCGATGGCCTCGGCCGACCAAGTCCCGGCTCCGCCGACTGTTACCGACAGAGTTCCGGAACGGGACAGTGCTGTTCAGGTCCAGACGGAGAAAGCGGCGGAGAGTGCCGCGGCGATCGCTCAGGAGCAACCGCCGGCCGAAGCATCCGTTCCTCTTCAGCCCTGA